The segment ATATTTACAACAATTACTACAGCGTGCTCAGGCTGCGCCGCCTTACACGCAATCCTGCCGTGAGAGACCAGCGCTTTAGCGACCTCTGGCAGGGGCTGCTCAATACCTTCCGCCTTTTCGAGACCGGAAAGTACGGCCACCCGCTGGGCATCAAACCGCTCAACGGCGAGTTGTTCGGCCCCGATGCGCTGGAATATGTCAGCGAGGCTAACCTCGGCAACAAAACCCTGCTCACGGCCCTCGAAAAGCTGATGTGGTTCACCAATGCCTCCGGCGCCATGCAGCCCATCAACTACAAGCTGTTGAATGTGGAGGAATTTGGCTCGGTGTATGAAGGCCTGCTCGAATACGACCCTGTTATACCGGCAGTGGGCAACACCTTCACGTTCGATTTTGTATCCGGCAGCGGGCGTTCTTCTTCCGGTTCGCACTACACCCCCGAAGAGCTGGTGCAACCCCTCATCAAACATTCGCTCGACTACCTGCTGGATGACCGCGAAAAGCTGATCAGGCAGGAAACTGAGCAAAAGAAACTGCGGGGCGCCGAAAAAGCCGATGCCCGCGAAGAAGTCATCAAAAAGCACCTGCTCAGCCTCAAAGTTGCTGATATTTCCTGTGGCAGCGGCCATATCCTGCTGAGTGCCGCCCGCCGCATTGCACACCGCTACGCCTGCCTGCTCGAAGAAAGCGACCAGCCCACACCCAGCGGACTGCGCCACGCCATTAGGCTGGTGATTAAAAACTGCATCTACGGAGTGGACAAAAACCCCCTGGCCGTGGAACTTTGCAAGGTAGCCCTCTGGCTCGAAGCCCACAACCCCGGCGAACCCCTCAGCTTCCTGGACCACCGCATCAAATGCGGCGACAGCATAGTTGGCCTGGCGCACCGCGACGAACTGGAAAACGGCATTGCCGACGAAGCCTTTAAAACCCTGCCCGGCGACGACAAAGAGGTGGCTGCCGCCTTCCGCAAACAAAACAAAACCGAACGCATACAAAAAACCCAGCAAAAGCTGGAGTTTGACAAGGAAATTGAAACTGAGCTGAGCGAGGTGATTAAAAAGTTCAGGCTTTTTGAGAACCTGCCCGAGCGCACCCCACTGGAAATAGCCGCCAAAGCCCGTGCCCACCGCGATTATGAAAAAAGTGTGCAGCGCACCCGCCTCAAGCAGATGGCCGATGCGCAGGTAGCCCAGTTCTTTATCCCCAAAATGCCCGAAACCAAGCACCTGCTGATCACCGATTACGATTACCGCAGCCTGCTGCGGCAGGTAAACAAAGGCATTGGTTCCATACAGGAACGCAGGGTTAGTTATGCCGGTGAAGTGTTAGCAGCCCAAAAACGCTTCTTCCACTGGTTTATCGAATTCCCGGAGGTGTTTGCACAAGGTGGATTTGATTGTGTGTTGGGAAATCCGCCGTTCTTAGGTGGACAAAAACTTTCAGGGTATTTTGGAGATCCGTTTTTGGAATGGTTAAAATTCCAGTATGCTCCCATTGGCGCCGTTGACCTTGTAACTTATTTTTTCAGGAGGGTTTTTACAGTTCTCACACATGGTGGCTTCCTGTCGCTAATTTCTACAAATACCATTGCACAGGGGAGGGCGCGGGAGGATGGGCTGGATGTGATTGTAAAAAATGGAGGAACAATTAACCACGCCGTAAAAAGCATGAAATGGCCTGGACTTGCTGCGGTAGAAGTTGCACTGGTTACCATTACCAGGCAAGATTGGAAAGGCAAGTTTACCTTATCGGGTAAAATTGTTAATCAAATTACACCCTATTTGGATGATGCAGAAACTACTGGAAATCCTTTCCCATTGAAACAAAATGAAGGCAAAAGTTTTCAGGGAAGCATTGTGCTGGGTAAAGGTTTTGTGCTGGAACCACACGAAGCCAAAGCATTGATTGCGAAAGACCCTCGCAATAAAGATGTGCTTTTCCCTTACCTGAATGGAGATGACCTGAACAACAACCCCGACCAAAGCCACAGCCGGTGGGTGATCAACTTTTTTGACTGGCCTGAAGAAAAAGCCAAAACCTATCCCGATTGTTATGAAATTATAAAACAATTGGTTAAACCAGAGAGGCAGCTCCAGAAAAATAATTCTGATGGTCTCAGAAGAAAAAAATATTGGTGGCAATATGGTCGAAATCCTATCAGTCTATACCAAACAATAGCTGCATTGGAAAGAGTGTTGGTAAGCTGTAGAGTTTCTAAATATGTAAATCATACTTTTGTTGATTACGATCCGGTATTTGATGTTGCAAATACAGTTGTGGCAAGAAGTAGTTTTTCTGCATACGCTCTTTTACAAAACACATTGCATGAACAATGGGCATGGAAATATGCATCATCCTTAGAAAGTAGGATTAGATATTTAAATGTAGATTGCATAGATACCTTTCCCTTTCCTCAAAATAGCAGCAAATCGCAGAAAGAACAATTTCAAAAAGAAGGAGAAGCCTACTACAAACACCGCCGCCAGCTCATGCTTTCCATGCAATTAGGCCTAACCAAAACCTACAATGCATTTCATGCCCCGGAGGTGCAGCCCGGCATCACCACCGCTGCCCTGCAGGGCAAGGATAAAAAAGCCATCGAAAAGCAATACGGCAAAGAAGTCTGGAACCTCTGGAACCACCTGCAAAGAACCCCCGGCGCCTGCACCATAGAAGAAGCCATCGCCGGCATCGTCCACCTCCGCCAACTCCACGTACAAATGGACAATGCTGTGCTGGAAGCCTACGGGTGGGGAGAAAAGGTGGCTTCGGCAAGCTCAGCCACCGGCTCCCCGGGCACTGAGCCTGTCGAAGTGCCGTCCACTCAGCCTGCCAAAACCCTGGCCACTGAGCCTGTCGAAGTGCCACCCCACCAAACACCAATTAACCAAACCCCAATCAACCTGAACCACAACTTCTACGAAATAGACTACCTCCCCGAAAACGACCGCATCCGCTACACCATCCATCCCGACGCCCGCAAGGAAGTCCTCAAGCGCCTGCTCCAACTCAACCACCAACTCTTCGAGCAGGAAGCCCTCGAAGGCCTCCACAAAGAAGAAACCGTAAGGAAATTCTACGAGCAGAAAGGAACAGCCATCCCCGAGGAGGTGAGCAAATGGTTTAGGAAAGGAAAAGAATATAAGAAACCCAAAACCATAAAAGCAAATGTTAATGAGGCAAATATAGGATACGGAAATTTATTTACTGATTAGTAATACTTTTGCATTATGATACGATCCATACACATCAAAAATTTCAAAGCCTGGGCTGATAGCAGAAAAATCAGGCTTGCACCGCTCACCATTTTTTGTGGGAATAACAGTAGCGGAAAATCATCGCTTGCCCAGTTTATGCTTATGCTTAAACAAACGGTTGAATCGTACGACAGGCAAAGAGTATTGCACCTGGGCGATGATAAAGCGATGATTGATCTGGGTACTTACAAAGATTTAATCTTCAATCATGACACAGATCAGCGCCTGGAGTTCTCGTTTGATTTCGATGCCTTGCCGCCCATAAAAGTGGTTGATGCAGTGAAGCAGGAAAACAAAGGTGTTTTCAGTAACCTGTATTTTGAAGCACAAGTATCTTTTGACCGAAAAAATTCAAAAACCCAGTTGGATCAAATGAAATACACATTGTACAATGGAGAAGTTATTTCATTTCTGCTTCAGTTGGATCAGGGTGGGTATCGTCTTGAAAGTGAAAATTATGTGGCTGTACGTCAGAAAGGCCGTGCCTGGAGATTACCTGCTCCGGAGAACTTTTTTGGTTTTCCTGACGAAGCCATTGCTTACTATCAAAATACAGGATTTCTCAACGATTTGTCGCTGGCAATCAAAAACCTGTTTAAAAGCATCTACTATGTAGGGCCGCTGCGTGAACATCCTGAAAGATTCTATCAGTTTTCAGGAGAGGAGCCACCGGATGTTGGTTCAAAAGGCAAACTTGCAATCAACGCCTTGCTTGCTGCCAAAGAAAGGAAAATTGCCCGTGGCTTTAAAGCCCGTGCCGAAACTTTTGAAATGTTGGTAGCAAGGTGGCTAAAACAAATGGGATTGATTGACAGCTTTTCTGTCAGACCTATTTCGGAAGGGCGCAAAGAATATGAGGTAAGAATTAAAATTCAGCCCGGCGCTCCAGAGGTTTTGATTACCGATGTTGGGTTTGGTATTTCGCAGGTATTACCTGTTTTGGTGCAGTGTTTTTATGTACAGCCAGATTCCACCTTATTTTTCGAACAGCCTGAAATTCATTTGCATCCATCAGTTCAGTCGCACCTTGGCGATTTGTTCATCGAGGCCACACAAGCCAGGGAAAAGGGTAAAGACCGCAACATTCAGGTCATCGTAGAATCTCACTCTGAGCACCTAATCAGAAGGATTCAGCGCAGAATTGCCGAAGATGTTATCAAGCCCGAAGATGTGGCACTGTATTTCATTCGCCAGCAAAAGGGCAAAGCTGTCATCGAAGAGATGAACCTTGATATTTTTGGCAATATCACCAACTGGCCCGAAAACTTTTTCGGCAACGATCTTGAAGATTTAGCCGCTATGACAAGGGCTGCAAGAGATAAAAAAAGAAATCAGCAGAATGGATGAATTTGTGGTGGACACCAATGTGCCTCTGATTGCCAGAGGTGAGTCGCATATGTCAACAGATTGTGAGCTGGCTTGTGCCCGGTTCATTGAAAATTTTTTGAGAGGAAGACAAATTTTGGTGATTGACGATGACTTTGAGCTGATTGGCGAATACATGAACCAAATTCCATTGTCGGGTCCTGTTAATTTTGCCAACCGTTTCCTGAAATGGCTATTTGAAAACCAGGGTAATTCACACCGGGTAAAGCAAGTGAAAATCAACCTTTACGACTCCGGATCAAATGAGGAAAATCTTAAAGGCCTATTAGCTATAAATATTGATCCCTCTGATTTAAAGTTTATTGCTGTTGCTTTTGCCAACTTTGGCAAAGCACCCATTGCCGAAGCATCCGACAGCAAATGGATTGGATGGGAAAGAGCACTCCATGACCTGGGTATTAAAGTTGATTTTCTTTGCAAGCGGGAATTAGCTGAGATTTTCCAAAAAAAGATGGGATAGCTTTTTAAATGGATTTACAATGCTAAACTTCCTATGGTAGTAATTCTGTAAACAAGCCTCAAACAAAATGTGTCAATACTAAATCATCAGCAAGGCCTGTATGGGTGCTCACAAGACAGGAATTAGATAAAGATTGATGCGAAGTAAGATAAAGAGAGGCAGTATGTAATTGATTATATGGTTGTTAAACTAAGACAGACGGTTTGTTTTAAGATAGACACAAGACAGTAGATTAGACTATCAAGGCCAATGAAACAGAAATTAGCAAATACGACGAATACCGCCCCCGCCGCTTCTTTCAGGAAGGCGGCTTACCGGCTGGGAAACGGAAGCCCCTGCTGAAAATAAACCTGTTAACAAACACAAGTTGATGAAACTATTTGACAACGAAACAATTTAATAACTGAAGCAATGAGCGAACTTGCCCTGCACTTCATCAAAGAAAAATACGAATTAACGAAGCCAAAGCTATTTTAACCATTGCCGGCTTTCATAAAAATGGTTAATTGACCGGGTATGACTCTTTACAAATACTGACTCATAATTATTAGCAACACTATCTTATGTGTTTTAAATTCAATTCATTATTTAGTAAATCCCGGCCTGATAAGAAATATCCGTTCAGTTCATGCGTTAAAATCGCTGCTTTGAAAACATGACCGGCTTGATGAATGATACCATTAAAGTGTAAATTTGCCGTATGAGTATTGCTAAATTGAAAAATGCTCCTTTAAAGGAGGTGATTTTTGAACTTCACTGGCATGAAGATACGGATGCATTAGGCACACCGTACGATGCTGGTTTTGACCTGGCGCAGGGTAAACTTGCCGATAAACTTAAATTCACTTATCCTGTGCATAAAAAATTGATTCCTGATGGAGTTCCTTTTAAAGTATTCGGCGCTCCCATACATCAATATTGGAAAGCAGAGTTTCAATGGCCTGTAATTCAACATGGACAAGGCATTTTAGCTATTAATGAAAATGAGGTAGGCTATGAATGGGAAAAAACTTACAAGCCTACCGTACTGCACGCGATTGATCTCCTCATTTCAGCATACGATGACCCTCTTAGATTCAACGGCATGATTCTGAAGTACATTGATGCTTATGATGTTGAAGAACTGGAGCCCCTGATATTTGTGAAAGAAAACCTGCAAACAGATCTAAAAACAGGGTATAAACATCCGGGTAATCTCAGGAATTTTAATGTTTCCCAGGTTTTTGAATTGGAGAACGGCTCTTTAATGTATCTGAATATTGCCAATGGAACTAACAATAAAAACAACAAACCATCGATTATCTGGTCAACTACTGTTGAAAAAAGATTCAATTTTACAAACAAAGAAATAGAACCCTGGCTTGAAAGTGCCCATAAAGCAACGTCTGCCATGTTCAAAAACATGCTAAAACCTGAATTTTATGCAAGCCTTGATAGATAATTATACTACTCAGTGCCTGGAAAGCCCTGATATATCAACCGTACCGGAAACCTATAAGTTTAAACACCTCTCCGGGATTTTTACCAATAGTGTGGTTGTTTCTCAACAGAATATTCTTTCACTTAACCAAAGGGTATTTCAACTTTTAGATGAGTTTGAATTGCTTGATGAAAACTGGGATCAGGACGATGCATTAAAGCCATCTGTTAAGGCTATTGTAAATGCGCGTACTATTACCAGAATTCTTAGCAAGCATGGCCAACCAGTTTATCACACTGCTCCCGGCCCAAATGGTGAAATAATGCTTGATATTAGAAACAGAGTGAAAAATAAATCCTTTGAGCTCATATTCTATAACGATCGTACAGTAGCCGTTACTTTTCCTGAAGAAGGCCAGCCTAAGCAAATGTCGTTTTCAACTGATATCCTGCCAGATTTACTTAAATGGTTGAACTCAAAATAGTGCTTGATGGAAAAGCTTTTGCTTGTTAATGCTGAGGAATGGTTGTTTCGCAGAGGTTATTCTACTCCCGAAAAAAAATACATGAATCCTGATGGCACTGCTACTTCAAGGGTTTTCAAATTGAGACCAAAAGATAACGGTAGGCTTTCAGTAGATGTAAAATCACTAACCTCTACTCATCAAGCAATACAAGATCCCAAAAAGTATTTTCTTTTCGAAATTCATAATGCTAAAGTAATTAGTCTTGGTTTGGCAACATTTCATGATCCCCTTCCTGATGGCTCAAACGAAGCCCATGCGTTTATCTCAGGAATGCAACAAGACGATGAAATTACACCCGGACTACTTGCAAAAAAT is part of the Bacteroidales bacterium genome and harbors:
- a CDS encoding DUF3696 domain-containing protein gives rise to the protein MIRSIHIKNFKAWADSRKIRLAPLTIFCGNNSSGKSSLAQFMLMLKQTVESYDRQRVLHLGDDKAMIDLGTYKDLIFNHDTDQRLEFSFDFDALPPIKVVDAVKQENKGVFSNLYFEAQVSFDRKNSKTQLDQMKYTLYNGEVISFLLQLDQGGYRLESENYVAVRQKGRAWRLPAPENFFGFPDEAIAYYQNTGFLNDLSLAIKNLFKSIYYVGPLREHPERFYQFSGEEPPDVGSKGKLAINALLAAKERKIARGFKARAETFEMLVARWLKQMGLIDSFSVRPISEGRKEYEVRIKIQPGAPEVLITDVGFGISQVLPVLVQCFYVQPDSTLFFEQPEIHLHPSVQSHLGDLFIEATQAREKGKDRNIQVIVESHSEHLIRRIQRRIAEDVIKPEDVALYFIRQQKGKAVIEEMNLDIFGNITNWPENFFGNDLEDLAAMTRAARDKKRNQQNG
- a CDS encoding restriction endonuclease, with amino-acid sequence MNFPSIQIYGNILSPDLLNRLDSDDNLPGQKPKDFNLESSARVRDEISQAWSLAINYYKGYRLRLEKLSPNQSGESETRNLWITPLMSLLGYNLRYENTAQTIAGKTYHITDPAANLDGFPLIIAGYNQDPDKKPYGLRMSPHALLQEYLNFCDAHLFGMVTNGRVLRLLRDSGRIIRQSYVEIDLERMFDENLYADFAAFFRLFHASRMPQQQFNGQESFMEHYHLDALESGTRIRENLSRAVEDAIKLFADGFLSHPANEALRESVKNGALTSELLYRLMLRLVYRLLFLMVIEERNLVFPQDAQKQGRRLSDIYNNYYSVLRLRRLTRNPAVRDQRFSDLWQGLLNTFRLFETGKYGHPLGIKPLNGELFGPDALEYVSEANLGNKTLLTALEKLMWFTNASGAMQPINYKLLNVEEFGSVYEGLLEYDPVIPAVGNTFTFDFVSGSGRSSSGSHYTPEELVQPLIKHSLDYLLDDREKLIRQETEQKKLRGAEKADAREEVIKKHLLSLKVADISCGSGHILLSAARRIAHRYACLLEESDQPTPSGLRHAIRLVIKNCIYGVDKNPLAVELCKVALWLEAHNPGEPLSFLDHRIKCGDSIVGLAHRDELENGIADEAFKTLPGDDKEVAAAFRKQNKTERIQKTQQKLEFDKEIETELSEVIKKFRLFENLPERTPLEIAAKARAHRDYEKSVQRTRLKQMADAQVAQFFIPKMPETKHLLITDYDYRSLLRQVNKGIGSIQERRVSYAGEVLAAQKRFFHWFIEFPEVFAQGGFDCVLGNPPFLGGQKLSGYFGDPFLEWLKFQYAPIGAVDLVTYFFRRVFTVLTHGGFLSLISTNTIAQGRAREDGLDVIVKNGGTINHAVKSMKWPGLAAVEVALVTITRQDWKGKFTLSGKIVNQITPYLDDAETTGNPFPLKQNEGKSFQGSIVLGKGFVLEPHEAKALIAKDPRNKDVLFPYLNGDDLNNNPDQSHSRWVINFFDWPEEKAKTYPDCYEIIKQLVKPERQLQKNNSDGLRRKKYWWQYGRNPISLYQTIAALERVLVSCRVSKYVNHTFVDYDPVFDVANTVVARSSFSAYALLQNTLHEQWAWKYASSLESRIRYLNVDCIDTFPFPQNSSKSQKEQFQKEGEAYYKHRRQLMLSMQLGLTKTYNAFHAPEVQPGITTAALQGKDKKAIEKQYGKEVWNLWNHLQRTPGACTIEEAIAGIVHLRQLHVQMDNAVLEAYGWGEKVASASSATGSPGTEPVEVPSTQPAKTLATEPVEVPPHQTPINQTPINLNHNFYEIDYLPENDRIRYTIHPDARKEVLKRLLQLNHQLFEQEALEGLHKEETVRKFYEQKGTAIPEEVSKWFRKGKEYKKPKTIKANVNEANIGYGNLFTD
- a CDS encoding TIGR04255 family protein; the encoded protein is MSIAKLKNAPLKEVIFELHWHEDTDALGTPYDAGFDLAQGKLADKLKFTYPVHKKLIPDGVPFKVFGAPIHQYWKAEFQWPVIQHGQGILAINENEVGYEWEKTYKPTVLHAIDLLISAYDDPLRFNGMILKYIDAYDVEELEPLIFVKENLQTDLKTGYKHPGNLRNFNVSQVFELENGSLMYLNIANGTNNKNNKPSIIWSTTVEKRFNFTNKEIEPWLESAHKATSAMFKNMLKPEFYASLDR